The following proteins are co-located in the Pomacea canaliculata isolate SZHN2017 linkage group LG8, ASM307304v1, whole genome shotgun sequence genome:
- the LOC112570698 gene encoding lipoxygenase homology domain-containing protein 1-like isoform X1, which yields MFSLNSNDIWDQDVSSSGFSRRSNSRPVRYTWAGVFDTQLYGDQLNDLCMQTKDNLLQLADTLRDKEPCDDYGIRHWHPATRPKSNNMIQPRRSDSHGNISVMFANVDDPDLLLHCKSDETSSEISTSVVPMNFCYLCTTLEEHERNHLQRKPASMQGTKYRKPRITYIAPPPKIKKKKQDVPQELNAIYKVTIWTGDIPGASTDANVFITVTGDKGALPKTRLWHKNGTSKFCFVRGSKETFFIRSPKLGNLLYLTVEHDGLEKRHGWYVDHIEIQCMLTKHVWLFMCKNWLSMHHGDFRIKRDLEATKKKEIVREFEVTVVTGSKRLAGTDANVFITLHGTEGVSSKYHLNSHKHGTYFQRNSSDTFKIRTHDIGDIKSLRVEHDGSGLASGWFLEKVTLRDIHNPAAVWYFIYHGWLAKDIGDGLLWRELRAKKHLPKEVKTGRPMYPRKSQPGNFVQYHVTVKTGDIRYAGTDANVYIIFVGTSGKTKKLIMDDSRNNFERGALEQFKLQAFNVGNIQSILLGHDNSGPGAGWFCEEVTVRKYLSKEEIKDQVNHQKRLWEQTYDRQYNDKSSKDKAEISKDKRKQTLKDEWFESGFDKSGRLLKTPVYEEYFFPCQKWFATDEADGLIERELLVAKKTLYFQDLE from the exons atgttttcgtTAAACAGTAATGATATCTGGGACCAAGATGTGTCGTCATCGGGCTTTAGCAGACGATCGAATTCACGTCCAGTCAG gtATACGTGGGCAGGGGTATTTGATACACAGTTGTATGGTGACCAGCTTAATGACCTGTGTATGCAGACAAAAGATAACCTTCTACAGCTTGCAGACACACTGAGGGACAAAGAACCGTGTGATGATTATGGGATAAGACACTGGCATCCAGCAACCCGACCAAAATCAA ACAATATGATTCAACCACGAAGGTCAGACAGTCATGGAAACATTAGTGTCATGTTTGCTAATGTGGATGATCCAGACTTACTTCTCCATTGCAAATCTGATGAAACATCATCTGAGATCTCAACTTCTGTTG TGCCTATGAACTTTTGCTACCTTTGTACTACTCTTGAAGAACATGAGAGGAACCACTTACAGAGAAAG CCTGCAAGCATGCAAGGTACAAAGTATAGAAAACCTCGTATAACTTACATTGCCCCACCCCctaagataaaaaagaaaaaacaagatgtACCACAGGAATTAAATGCTATCTACAAAGTCACTATCTGGACTGGAGACATTCCTGGGGCAAGCACTGATGCAAAT GTGTTCATCACTGTAACAGGAGACAAAGGTGCACTGCCAAAGACCAGACTCTGGCACAAAAATGGCACATCCAAGTTCTGTTTTGTCAGGGGTTCCAAGGAGACATTTTTCATAAGGTCACCAAAACTTGGAAATCTACTTTATCTTACAGTAGAG CATGATGGACTGGAGAAACGACATGGATGGTACGTAGACCACATAGAGATTCAGTGCATGTTAACAAAGCATGTGTGGCTTTTCATGTGCAAAAACTGGCTTTCCATGCACCATGGAGACTTTAGAATAAAACGTGATCTGGAggccacaaagaaaaaagaaattgtgagaG AGTTTGAGGTGACTGTTGTTACTGGCAGTAAAAGACTGGCAGGAACAGATGCCAATGTTTTTATCACACTTCATGGTACAGAGGGCGTATCTTCCAAGTATCATTTAAACTCACACAAACATGGAACTTACTTCCAGAGAAACAGTTCTGACACATTTAAAATCCGCACCCATGACATTGGTGACATAAAATCTTTGAG AGTGGAGCATGATGGCAGTGGTTTAGCCTCTGGCTGGTTTCTTGAAAAG GTAACACTGAGAGACATACATAACCCTGCTGCTGTTTGGTACTTTATATACCATGGCTGGCTGGCCAAGGATATTGGTGACGGACTTCTTTGGCGAGAGCTGCGAGCCAAAAAGCACCTTCCCAAAGAAGTTAAAACTG GAAGGCCAATGTATCCACGAAAAAGCCAACCTG GAAACTTTGTGCAGTACCATGTGACCGTAAAGACAGGAGATATCCGCTATGCTGGCACAGATGCAAATGTATACATAATTTTTGTGGGGACCAGTGGCAAGACGAAGAAATTAATTATGGATGATTCTCGCAACAACTTTGAGAGAGGAGCACTGGAACAGTTTAAG CTGCAAGCATTCAATGTGGGAAATATACAAAGTATTTTGCTGGGACATGATAACTCAGGACCTGGTGCTGGGTGGTTTTGCGAGGag GTAACAGTTCGCAAGTACTTGAGCAAGGAAGAAATCAAGGATCAAGTCAATCACCAAAAGAGACTGTGGGAACAAACTTATGACAGGCAGTATAATGACAAGTCTAGCAAAGACAAAGCGGAAATTAGCAAGGACAAGAGAAAACAGACCCTTAAAGATGAGTGGTTTGAAAGTGGCTTTGATAAAAGTGGCAGATTGTTGAAGACACCTGTctatgaagaatattttttcccatGCCAGAAGTGGTTTGCCACAGATGAGGCTGATGGACTGATTGAAAGAGAACTCCTGGTGGCAAAGAAAACTCTTTATTTCCAAGATCTAGAGTAA
- the LOC112570698 gene encoding lipoxygenase homology domain-containing protein 1-like isoform X2, whose product MFSLNSNDIWDQDVSSSGFSRRSNSRPVRYTWAGVFDTQLYGDQLNDLCMQTKDNLLQLADTLRDKEPCDDYGIRHWHPATRPKSNNMIQPRRSDSHGNISVMFANVDDPDLLLHCKSDETSSEISTSVVPMNFCYLCTTLEEHERNHLQRKPASMQGTKYRKPRITYIAPPPKIKKKKQDVPQELNAIYKVTIWTGDIPGASTDANVFITVTGDKGALPKTRLWHKNGTSKFCFVRGSKETFFIRSPKLGNLLYLTVEHDGLEKRHGWYVDHIEIQCMLTKHVWLFMCKNWLSMHHGDFRIKRDLEATKKKEIVREFEVTVVTGSKRLAGTDANVFITLHGTEGVSSKYHLNSHKHGTYFQRNSSDTFKIRTHDIGDIKSLRVEHDGSGLASGWFLEKVTLRDIHNPAAVWYFIYHGWLAKDIGDGLLWRELRAKKHLPKEVKTGNFVQYHVTVKTGDIRYAGTDANVYIIFVGTSGKTKKLIMDDSRNNFERGALEQFKLQAFNVGNIQSILLGHDNSGPGAGWFCEEVTVRKYLSKEEIKDQVNHQKRLWEQTYDRQYNDKSSKDKAEISKDKRKQTLKDEWFESGFDKSGRLLKTPVYEEYFFPCQKWFATDEADGLIERELLVAKKTLYFQDLE is encoded by the exons atgttttcgtTAAACAGTAATGATATCTGGGACCAAGATGTGTCGTCATCGGGCTTTAGCAGACGATCGAATTCACGTCCAGTCAG gtATACGTGGGCAGGGGTATTTGATACACAGTTGTATGGTGACCAGCTTAATGACCTGTGTATGCAGACAAAAGATAACCTTCTACAGCTTGCAGACACACTGAGGGACAAAGAACCGTGTGATGATTATGGGATAAGACACTGGCATCCAGCAACCCGACCAAAATCAA ACAATATGATTCAACCACGAAGGTCAGACAGTCATGGAAACATTAGTGTCATGTTTGCTAATGTGGATGATCCAGACTTACTTCTCCATTGCAAATCTGATGAAACATCATCTGAGATCTCAACTTCTGTTG TGCCTATGAACTTTTGCTACCTTTGTACTACTCTTGAAGAACATGAGAGGAACCACTTACAGAGAAAG CCTGCAAGCATGCAAGGTACAAAGTATAGAAAACCTCGTATAACTTACATTGCCCCACCCCctaagataaaaaagaaaaaacaagatgtACCACAGGAATTAAATGCTATCTACAAAGTCACTATCTGGACTGGAGACATTCCTGGGGCAAGCACTGATGCAAAT GTGTTCATCACTGTAACAGGAGACAAAGGTGCACTGCCAAAGACCAGACTCTGGCACAAAAATGGCACATCCAAGTTCTGTTTTGTCAGGGGTTCCAAGGAGACATTTTTCATAAGGTCACCAAAACTTGGAAATCTACTTTATCTTACAGTAGAG CATGATGGACTGGAGAAACGACATGGATGGTACGTAGACCACATAGAGATTCAGTGCATGTTAACAAAGCATGTGTGGCTTTTCATGTGCAAAAACTGGCTTTCCATGCACCATGGAGACTTTAGAATAAAACGTGATCTGGAggccacaaagaaaaaagaaattgtgagaG AGTTTGAGGTGACTGTTGTTACTGGCAGTAAAAGACTGGCAGGAACAGATGCCAATGTTTTTATCACACTTCATGGTACAGAGGGCGTATCTTCCAAGTATCATTTAAACTCACACAAACATGGAACTTACTTCCAGAGAAACAGTTCTGACACATTTAAAATCCGCACCCATGACATTGGTGACATAAAATCTTTGAG AGTGGAGCATGATGGCAGTGGTTTAGCCTCTGGCTGGTTTCTTGAAAAG GTAACACTGAGAGACATACATAACCCTGCTGCTGTTTGGTACTTTATATACCATGGCTGGCTGGCCAAGGATATTGGTGACGGACTTCTTTGGCGAGAGCTGCGAGCCAAAAAGCACCTTCCCAAAGAAGTTAAAACTG GAAACTTTGTGCAGTACCATGTGACCGTAAAGACAGGAGATATCCGCTATGCTGGCACAGATGCAAATGTATACATAATTTTTGTGGGGACCAGTGGCAAGACGAAGAAATTAATTATGGATGATTCTCGCAACAACTTTGAGAGAGGAGCACTGGAACAGTTTAAG CTGCAAGCATTCAATGTGGGAAATATACAAAGTATTTTGCTGGGACATGATAACTCAGGACCTGGTGCTGGGTGGTTTTGCGAGGag GTAACAGTTCGCAAGTACTTGAGCAAGGAAGAAATCAAGGATCAAGTCAATCACCAAAAGAGACTGTGGGAACAAACTTATGACAGGCAGTATAATGACAAGTCTAGCAAAGACAAAGCGGAAATTAGCAAGGACAAGAGAAAACAGACCCTTAAAGATGAGTGGTTTGAAAGTGGCTTTGATAAAAGTGGCAGATTGTTGAAGACACCTGTctatgaagaatattttttcccatGCCAGAAGTGGTTTGCCACAGATGAGGCTGATGGACTGATTGAAAGAGAACTCCTGGTGGCAAAGAAAACTCTTTATTTCCAAGATCTAGAGTAA